From the Rhodoflexus caldus genome, the window GTTGGGGGGCAATCGCGCGCTTTGCGAGTTGGAACAAGGCGATGCGCGCCGCATTCAAATCGGCGATGCGTGGGAGGCGGTCAGCCGCACAGTGCCCGAGCGCAGCCGTTTGCGCCTCTGCTTACCCCTGATTGCCCGAGATGCCGAGCAATTGGCAAAAGAGGCAGCCGACTTTTCCCGACGGGCTGCCCTGTACAACATCCAATTTTCGGAAAGCAGCCAAGCGCCTTTTGCCGTGCTGTATCGCAACCAAACGTGGCAGTTGCAGGATGCGGCGGGCAACGTGCTTGCGCAAGAGGCAGCCTTAGACCGCCTTACTTTGGAAGGGGCAGCAGGCAGTGCTGTTTATTGGCTCTTGCCCCTGCCGCAAACCGCAGCGGAAAAGCTGCAAAAAGATGTCAATCAACACGTCATACGATTTGCCGATGAGCAAACGGCTGACTATGTGTTGGGGGGATTCTATCACAACGGCGAACTTCGCTACGGTTGGTTGCGCCAAGCCGCAGGGGCAGACACAAGCCCCATGCCGAAGACCTCCGCCCTGATAGGATTGCAAGAAGCCAATTTCAACAAAACGCTGGGCGATTATTTGGTTCAGTTGGCGCGCATCAAAAACCTGTTGACCATAGAAAACCCGCCGGAAGATCATCCGTTCCCTTATCGGTTGGTATTGGTTAATGCCCAAACGGGGCAAATCCACCGAAGCGATACGTTGCGTACAGGGCAAACCTTTGGGCTGCGGCTGCAATTGGATACGGTTGCGGCTGCTTCGTGGAGCGGCAGGCGGTCGTGGGTGTATGTGTTTGTCTTGGACAGCGAAGGCAACACATCGCTGCTGTATCCGCGCAGCGGCAATGTGGAAAACTTTCTGCCTGCTGCGGACGAACACCCCGAAAGCATTGCTTTGGGTTCGGAGCGGCTGTTGCGCATCACGCCGCCCTTCGGTGCGGATACTTACATCACCCTGCTGACGCACGAACCGCTGCCCGACCCGTTTTTGCTACAACAAAAAGGCGTACAGACACGCGCCGCCGAGCATCCGCTGTCAGATTTGCTGCTGGGCAGTTCCGAAACGCGGTCAGCATCTCTGACTGGCAGTTGGCAAATCCGGCGGCAGGTGTTTGTAAGTATGGGGCAGTAGTGTGTGTAAAATGAATTACGTCAGGGTTAAAGGACGCAGCGCACTGCATCCTCGATGTTTCTATCCCTTCCGCTGCCTTGCCTTGGCGATGGTCATTTTCAGGTAGCGTTCCGCATCGCGGCGGGCGGTGGCTTTTTCCGATTTGCGTTGCAGGACGGCAAGAATCTGCTCATCGGTTCTGCCCTGTTCAATCAGAAAACAAGCCAAAGCAAAGTCATATGTGCTGCGGTCGCGACTTTGCCGCTTGCCACCGTCAGTAAATTTCCAATATACCCAATTCCTCATCTGCCATGAAAGCCGCAATGACTGCTTGTTTTTCTATCAGCATTCGGCAGAGGAAGGCTGTACTTTGATTGCCGGTGCGCAGCAGCAATACCTTACCTTGGGCGGATAGCCGTATAGAACGACAAAGTCCTGAAAATCCGCATCATTGGTATACAAAAGCGTAAGTGGTTTGCAAAAATGCTTTTTGTAAGTTATTGAAAAACAACTACTTAAACCTGACAGGTTTTGAAAACCTTTCAGGTTTGAGTATAACAATTGTGAATGCGCCTTTCTTTGCCCATTGCCAAATAGCCAAGTCTGCGGCACTGTTGCCTAATCCGATGCCGCTCACATGCTTCACCTCTGCATAATGCGCAACTGTCCTCTGGGCCAGAATGTTTTTCAAAGCCAAAGCTTGCCCGCTCCGGCTTGTTGGGAAAGGCATCAGGCAATAGTAAAAAGCGTATAAAGGCGTGTATAATTATTTGAGGTTTGCTTGTAAATTACTGATTATCAAATATTTAATTGTTAATTTTGATCAATTGAGTTACTCAATAAAATATTTCGTAATTTTGATAAAAAAATCAGTAAAACTACATCATACAGAAA encodes:
- a CDS encoding caspase family protein translates to MMTVRILCLLALFGIVFVGAAQKPRRHALIIGIDKYRPEDKQLAASGRGFGDLDGAVNDALAFQMLLKARYGFRTADMQILLNGEATAERILKELQAVLQRAKAGDQVIIYYAGHGSQVSNPLSPEPDKMDETIVPADAWRGNLDGKLYDIRDKEIARMVYPAAQAGVQVTVIFDSCHSGSVTRAAGGSVGKIRKAAPSGVVLEDASESPPLEAAGVLVLTAAQDFQPAQEYYDAKGNPHGAFTYALMQAMRESGRRESVRELFLRTRARLKALGLKQEPVLLGNEQRRRQPLIAPQATEGTDEESPILVTVAAKTDKGIVIEGGPVLGIYENTLLKPFGKQPLSLSAEPRLRVKQLLGGNRALCELEQGDARRIQIGDAWEAVSRTVPERSRLRLCLPLIARDAEQLAKEAADFSRRAALYNIQFSESSQAPFAVLYRNQTWQLQDAAGNVLAQEAALDRLTLEGAAGSAVYWLLPLPQTAAEKLQKDVNQHVIRFADEQTADYVLGGFYHNGELRYGWLRQAAGADTSPMPKTSALIGLQEANFNKTLGDYLVQLARIKNLLTIENPPEDHPFPYRLVLVNAQTGQIHRSDTLRTGQTFGLRLQLDTVAAASWSGRRSWVYVFVLDSEGNTSLLYPRSGNVENFLPAADEHPESIALGSERLLRITPPFGADTYITLLTHEPLPDPFLLQQKGVQTRAAEHPLSDLLLGSSETRSASLTGSWQIRRQVFVSMGQ